The genomic interval GCCAGATCGAGCGCGGGCTGCGCAAGCCGAGCGCGGAGGTGTTGCAGCAGGTCGCCAAGGCGCTGCGGATCTCCGCCGAGACGCTGTACGTGCGAGCCGGCATCCTCGACGCCGAGCGGGACCGGGACGAGGTCGAGACGCGTGCCGTCATCCTCGCCGATCCCACGCTCACCGAACGGCAGAAGCAGGTGCTGCTTCAGATCTACGAGTCCTTCCGCAAGGAGAACGGGTTCGAGATCGCCGACGGGGGCGAGGACGGCGGCAGTAGCGGTAGCAGTAGCCCCGGCGTGGCCGATGTCGGCGACGGTGGCGAGGGCGGCGACAGTGCCGCGCCGCACGAGACCGCCGGTTGACCCGCGGACGTACACATCACACAACCCTCAGCTGATAGCAACCGGGAGGACCATCACCATGGCCATCACCGATGACCTGCGCAAGACCCTGAGCGACCCCACCCCCCTCTACTTCGCCGCCGGCACCGCCGACCTCGCGCTCCAGCAGGCCAAGAAGGTTCCCGGCCTGGTCGAGCAGCTGCGTGCCGAGGCGCCGGCCCGGATCGACGCCGTGCGCGGCACCGACCCGAAGGCCGTGCAGGAGAAGGCCGCCGCCCGTGCCAAGGAGGCCGGTGCCAAGGCCAAGGGGGCGCAGGAGAACCTCCAGACCAAGGTCAACGAGTTCATCACCAGCCTCGACGGTGACCTCAAGAAGCTCAGCAGCACCTTCGACGCCGACCTGAAGAAGTTCGGCGAGTCCGCCCAGGACTTCGCGCTGCGCGGTGTCGGCGTCGCCGCCGAGTACGCCGTCAAGGCCCGCGAGGCGTACGAGAAGGTCGCCGAGCACGGCGAGCAG from Streptomyces sp. NBC_01288 carries:
- a CDS encoding helix-turn-helix domain-containing protein, translated to MATLNVGNLGEYLREQRRNAQLSLRQLADAAGVSNPYLSQIERGLRKPSAEVLQQVAKALRISAETLYVRAGILDAERDRDEVETRAVILADPTLTERQKQVLLQIYESFRKENGFEIADGGEDGGSSGSSSPGVADVGDGGEGGDSAAPHETAG